CCGCTCGTGTACTGGTAGAGCGCGCCGGCGGCGAGGAGGGTCGTGACGTTCGCGTCGACGATGGCGGACAGCGAGTTGCCGAAGCCGCGCTTCATGGAGAGGCGCAGGCCGTGCCCCTCGCGCATCTCCTCCTTGATGCGTTCGAAGCTGATGACGTTGCCGTCGACCGCCGCGCCGATCGTCAACACGAGGCCGGCGAGGCCGGGCAGCGTCAGGGCGGCCCCGAGGCCGGCCAGGACGCCGAACACGAACAGCATCGCCAGGCCGATGCCGAACGCCAGGACCCCACCGAACAGCACCCCGTAGTACGCGAGGATGGCGATCAGGACGCCGGCCCCCCCGAGGAACGCCGCGGTGCGGCCGGCCGCGATCGAGTCCGCCCCGAGGGTCGGGCCGATCGCGCGGACCTCCTGCACCGACAGTTCGATCGGGAGGCTGCCGCTGCGCAGCACCAACGCGATGTCGGTCGCTTCGTCCAGCGACCCGATGCCGGTGATCTGGCCGGAGTCGCTGATGCGCGACTGCAGCGTCGGGGCGGTGATGATGCTGCCGTCGAGGACGATCGCCATCCGGCGGCCGGTGTTCGCGCCGGTGAAGTCCCCGAAGTCGCCGGCGGCCTCGCGACCGATCTCGAAGAAGACCGCGGGACCGAGCGCCGCGCCGCCCGACCGATCGAAGTCGGCGGTCGCGTCGCGCACGATCTCGCCGGTGAAGGCGGGCGCCTCGAGGTCGTCGAGGGTCAGCGACGTCGTCGGCAGGTCGTTCGCGGCCTCGCGGACGAGGGCGAACTCGAGGATCGCCTGTTGCCCGATGAGGTCCAGCGCGCGGTCCTGGTCCTCCGACGTGAGGCCGGGCAGCTCGACGACGATGCGGTTGCCGCCGCTCGTTTGGATCAGGGGTTCGGCGACGCCGAACTCGTTGACGCGGTTCTCGACGATGTTGCGGGCGGTCCGTAGGTCCTCGGGGGCGGGTTCGGGCGTGTCCGACTCCAGCACGACCCGCAGGCCGCCCTGCAGGTCGAGCCCGAGCTTCAGGGGCGCGTCGGTGCCGCCGAGCGGTTGCAGCAGGTACCAGAGGGAGGCGAGGACGGCGATCGCGAAGGCGAAGCCGGTGAGGGTGCGTTGCGTCATGGGGCTCCTCGAGGGGGGGGAGGGATGCGGCGTGGGGGGGAGGGCG
This Trueperaceae bacterium DNA region includes the following protein-coding sequences:
- the secD gene encoding protein translocase subunit SecD, with translation MTQRTLTGFAFAIAVLASLWYLLQPLGGTDAPLKLGLDLQGGLRVVLESDTPEPAPEDLRTARNIVENRVNEFGVAEPLIQTSGGNRIVVELPGLTSEDQDRALDLIGQQAILEFALVREAANDLPTTSLTLDDLEAPAFTGEIVRDATADFDRSGGAALGPAVFFEIGREAAGDFGDFTGANTGRRMAIVLDGSIITAPTLQSRISDSGQITGIGSLDEATDIALVLRSGSLPIELSVQEVRAIGPTLGADSIAAGRTAAFLGGAGVLIAILAYYGVLFGGVLAFGIGLAMLFVFGVLAGLGAALTLPGLAGLVLTIGAAVDGNVISFERIKEEMREGHGLRLSMKRGFGNSLSAIVDANVTTLLAAGALYQYTSGAVRGFAITLAIGILAAVFVNVVIVPWILDLATTRIKRSYLPRGFYVQGVRIRFVRRALVVVGTSGLLAVASVATIGTQGLRFSTDFTGGTSMLLQGEGPLAIPDVRDAIDALGYDGIRGDAATVVEVTDDTIGDHLLSVRAPLVETDGVAERFPNDLADAVNASLLSADFVGPSVGADLRRGALYAIGVALVAILAYVTWRFWPTWIVAIAAILAALHDVAITLGVVHLTGADFSIPVLAALLFVVGYSLNDSIIIADRIRENLRKTRDRSYEGIVDLSVNQTLARTLVTSGTTLVPVLALLLFGGSVLRDFSLTLLIGIGVGTFSSIFILSPLVVWFKGKQREAAKRAAAAANG